A section of the Candidatus Sulfotelmatobacter sp. genome encodes:
- a CDS encoding serine/threonine-protein kinase: protein MIGRSIGRFRITAPLGQGGMASVWRARDELLDRELAIKVLDEKLAQIEDSRRRFRHEATIASQLDHPGIAAVYDSGETDGATWIAMALIEGQTLSERLRESLVPVREVVNVAIAVADALGYAHDRGVVHRDVTSRNVMLARDGRAFVLDFGLALAQVASVRT from the coding sequence ATGATCGGCCGCAGCATTGGCCGTTTTCGCATCACCGCACCGCTCGGACAGGGCGGCATGGCCAGCGTCTGGCGCGCACGCGACGAGCTACTCGACCGCGAGCTGGCGATCAAGGTCCTCGACGAGAAGCTGGCGCAGATCGAAGATTCGCGCCGCCGCTTCCGCCACGAAGCCACGATCGCCTCACAGCTCGATCATCCCGGCATCGCCGCCGTTTACGACAGCGGCGAGACCGACGGCGCGACCTGGATCGCGATGGCGCTGATCGAGGGGCAGACGCTGAGCGAGCGCCTGCGCGAATCGCTGGTGCCGGTGCGCGAAGTGGTGAATGTCGCGATCGCGGTCGCTGACGCGCTCGGCTACGCGCACGATCGCGGCGTCGTGCATCGCGACGTCACGTCACGCAACGTGATGCTGGCGCGCGATGGGCGGGCCTTCGTGCTCGACTTCGGCCTCGCTCTGGCGCAAGTCGCGTCAGTTCGTACTTGA